One segment of Penaeus chinensis breed Huanghai No. 1 chromosome 14, ASM1920278v2, whole genome shotgun sequence DNA contains the following:
- the LOC125032281 gene encoding pro-resilin-like, with product MNAKVLLLVCLAAVVAADSFESAESGEYNFNWAVKHDDSGNDFGHQEARNGDNTQGSYYLQLPDGRLQTVRYVVDGDNGYVAEVNYEGEARYPDSNESK from the exons ATGAACGCTAAG GTCTTGCTCCTGGTGTGTCTTGCAGCCGTTGTTGCTGCGGACAGTTTT GAATCTGCTGAATCAGGTGAATACAACTTCAACTGGGCCGTCAAACACGACGACTCCGGCAATGACTTCGGCCATCAGGAAGCCCGCAATGGAGACAACACCCAAGGATCCTACTActtgcagctccccgacggccgcctgcagaccgtcagGTACGTAGTGGACGGCGACAACGGATACGTGGCCGAAGtgaactacgagggcgaggctcgttaCCCCGACTCCAATGAATCAAAGTGA